The Nitrospira sp. sequence TGGCCAGCTATCGAATCAGAAAGGGTGCGGATCCGACATTGCTTCGCCTGCTCCTGTTCAGTGCCTTGGAAGGACATGAACTGTCCGATATGTTTTTTCAGAAGCAGTATCGCGTCTTTCACGATCTCCTCGCCGGCTATATTCGCCGACGCGTTGACGACGGCGCGTTCCGTCCGGTCGATCCACTGCTTACGGCCAGAGCGTTTTTCGGGATCATCGTCCACCATCGACTGCTGCACGATATCTTTGGTTTGCCGATGCACCTGACCCACGAAGAAACGGTGGCGGAATATGTGTCGCTGTTCCTTGGCGGGCTTGTTCGACAATCGCCGAACGCGTAAGCGACCAGCACTGATATGAGCCAACTATCCCGATATCCATTTGTGATCCTTGGGGTCATCATCTT is a genomic window containing:
- a CDS encoding TetR/AcrR family transcriptional regulator, with amino-acid sequence MSKTKKPSSQLHSPSRTSGHERQASLISAAAALFAANGFTGTTTKEIAKAAGVSEALLFKHFPTKHALYTAILAEKAQYSGLREAVEEAAKRQDDARLFTLLASYRIRKGADPTLLRLLLFSALEGHELSDMFFQKQYRVFHDLLAGYIRRRVDDGAFRPVDPLLTARAFFGIIVHHRLLHDIFGLPMHLTHEETVAEYVSLFLGGLVRQSPNA